From Panicum hallii strain FIL2 chromosome 2, PHallii_v3.1, whole genome shotgun sequence, a single genomic window includes:
- the LOC112882068 gene encoding aspartic proteinase nepenthesin-1-like: MSSTSQMASLAVLVFLICATLASGAASVLVGLTRIHADPGIPASQLVRDALRRDMHRHRHRSAGRALAAADGAAATTVSARTRKDLPNGGEYLMTLAIGTPPVAYPAIADTGSDLIWTQCAPCGGQCFRQQAPLYNPASSTTFSVLPCNSSLSMCVGALAGAAAPPGCACMYNQTYGTGWTAGIQGSETFTFGAAAADQARVPGIAFGCSNASSDDWNGSAGLVGLGRGALSLVSQLGAGRFSYCLTPFQDTNSTSTLLLGPSASLDGTGVRSTPFVASPGKAPMSTYYYLNLTGISLGTTALPISPNAFSLNADGSGGLIIDSGTTITSLANAAYQQVRAAVKSLVTLPAIDGSDSTGLDLCFALPSPTSAPPTMPSMTLHFDGADMVLPAESYMISGSGVWCLAMRNQMDGAMSTLGNFQQQNMHILYDVRKETLSFAPAKCSTLRPDLFAANYGGPVGSQPEI, encoded by the coding sequence ATGTCGTCAACCTCGCAAATGGCGTCGCTCGCCGTGCTCGTCTTCCTGATCTGCGCGACGCTCGCCTCCGGCGCCGCCAGCGTCCTCGTCGGGCTCACGCGCATCCACGCCGACCCCGGCATTCCCGCGTCCCAGCTCGTGCGCGACGCGCTGCGCCGCGACATgcaccggcaccggcaccggtcCGCCGGCCGCGCGCTCGCAGCCGCCGACGGCGCTGCTGCCACCACGGTGTCCGCGCGCACCCGCAAGGACCTGCCCAACGGCGGGGAGTACCTCATGACGCTGGCCATCGGCACGCCGCCGGTGGCGTACCCGGCCATCGCGGACACCGGCAGCGACCTCATCTGGACGCAGTGCGCGCCCTGCGGCGGCCAGTGCTTCAGGCAGCAGGCGCCGCTCTACAACCCGGCGAGCTCCACCACCTTCAGCGTGCTCCCGTGCAACAGCTCGCTGAGCATGTGCGTGGGGGCGctggccggggcggcggcgccgccggggtGCGCGTGCATGTACAACCAGACGTACGGCACCGGGTGGACGGCGGGAATCCAGGGCTCCGAGACCTTCACCTtcggggcggcggccgccgacCAGGCCCGCGTCCCAGGGATCGCCTTCGGGTGCAGCAACGCCAGCAGCGACGACTGGAACGGCTCGGCGGGGCTCGTCGGGCTGGGCAGGGGCGCCCTGTCGCTCGTCTCGCAGCTCGGCGCCGGCAGGTTCTCCTACTGCCTCACGCCGTTCCAGGACACCAACAGCACCAGCACGCTCCTCCTCGGCCCGTCGGCGTCGCTCGACGGCACCGGCGTCCGCTCCACGCCGTTCGTCGCCAGCCCGGGCAAGGCGCCCATGAGCACCTACTACTACCTCAACCTGACCGGCATATCCCTCGGCACGACGGCGCTGCCCATCTCTCCCAACGCCTTCTCCCTGAACGccgacggcagcggcgggctCATCATCGACTCCGGCACGACCATCACGTCGCTGGCCAACGCCGCGTATCAGCAGGTCCGCGCCGCCGTGAAGTCCCTGGTGACGCTGCCCGCGATCGACGGCTCGGACTCGACCGGGCTCGACCTGTGCTTCGCGCTGCCTTCCCCGACGTCGGCGCCGCCGACCATGCCGAGCATGACGCTCCACTTCGACGGCGCCGACATGGTGCTCCCGGCGGAGAGCTACATGATCTCGGGCTCCGGCGTGTGGTGCCTAGCGATGCGGAACCAGATGGACGGCGCGATGAGCACGCTCGGCAACTTCCAGCAGCAGAACATGCACATCCTCTACGACGTCCGGAAGGAGACGCTGTCGTTTGCTCCGGCCAAGTGCAGCACGCTCCGACCAGATTTGTTTGCGGCGAACTACGGCGGACCCGTTGGGTCTCAGCCTGAAATCTGA
- the LOC112881843 gene encoding aspartic proteinase nepenthesin-1-like, with product MSSTATAQMASLAVLTALFCATLAASGAAGVRVELTRIHSGLTASQFVRDALRRDTHRHSARQLAASGGAATVSAPTRKNSPGGGEYLMTLAIGTPPLSYPAIADTGSDLIWTQCAPCGAQCFKQPAPLYNPASSTTFGVLPCDSSLSICAAALAGATPPPGCACTYNYTYGTGWTSGVQGSETFTFGSAPADQTRVPGIAFGCSNASSDDFNASAGLVGLGRGRLSLVSQLSARKFSYCLTPFQDTRSTSTLLLGPSAALDETGVRSTPFVASPAEAPMNTFYYLNLTGISLGTTALSIRPDAFSLKADGTGGLIIDSGTTITSLVDAAYQQVRAAVVSLVTLPMTDGSATTGLDLCFALPSAASAAPAMPSMTLHFDGADMVLPVDSYMILDSSLWCLAMQNTTNGAMSTLGNYQQQNMHILYDVGQETLSFAPTKCSTL from the coding sequence ATGTCATCGACGGCGACGGCACAAATGGCGTCGCTCGCCGTTCTCACCGCCCTCTTCTGCGCGACGCTGGccgcctccggcgccgccggcgtccgCGTCGAGCTCACGCGCATCCACTCCGGACTCACCGCCTCCCAATTCGTCCGCGACGCCCTGCGCCGCGACACGCACCGGCACAGCGCCAGGCAGCTCGCCGCGTCCGGCGGCGCCGCCACGGTGTCCGCGCCGACCAGGAAGAACTCGCCCGGCGGCGGGGAGTACCTGATGACGCTGGCCATCGGCACGCCGCCGCTGTCCTACCCGGCCATCGCCGACACGGGCAGCGACCTCATCTGGACGCAGTGCGCGCCCTGCGGCGCCCAGTGCTTCAAGCAGCCGGCGCCGCTCTACAACCCGGCGAGCTCCACCACCTTCGGCGTGCTCCCGTGCGACAGCTCGCTGAGCATctgcgcggcggcgctggccgGGGCGACCCCGCCGCCGGGGTGCGCGTGCACGTACAACTACACGTACGGCACCGGGTGGACGTCGGGCGTCCAGGGGTCCGAGACGTTCACGTTCGGCTCGGCGCCGGCCGACCAGACCCGCGTCCCAGGCATCGCCTTCGGGTGCAGCAACGCGAGCAGCGACGACTTCAACGCCTCGGCCGGCCTCGTCGGTCTGGGCAGGGGGAGGCTGTCGCTCGTCTCGCAGCTAAGCGCCCGcaagttctcctactgcctCACGCCGTTCCAGGACACCCGCAGCACCAGCACGCTCCTCCTCGGGCCGTCGGCGGCGCTCGACGAAACGGGCGTCCGCTCCACGCCGTTCGTCGCCAGCCCGGCCGAGGCTCCCATGAACACCTTCTACTACCTCAACCTGACGGGCATCTCTCTTGGCACGACGGCGCTGTCCATCCGGCCCGACGCCTTCTCCCTGAAGGCCGACGGCACTGGCGGGCTCATCATCGACTCCGGCACGACCATCACGTCGCTGGTCGACGCGGCGTACCAGCAGGTCCGCGCCGCCGTCGTCTCGCTGGTGACGCTGCCGATGACAGACGGGTCGGCAACGACGGGGCTCGACCTGTGCTTCGCGCTGCCGtctgcggcgtcggcggcgccggccaTGCCGAGCATGACGCTCCACTTCGACGGCGCGGACATGGTGCTCCCGGTGGACAGCTACATGATCCTGGACTCCAGCTTGTGGTGCCTAGCGATGCAGAACACGACCAACGGCGCGATGAGCACGCTCGGAAACTACCAGCAGCAGAACATGCACATCCTCTACGACGTTGGGCAAGAGACACTGTCGTTTGCTCCGACCAAGTGCAGCACACTCTGA